The stretch of DNA GTTTGAATGAGCAAAATATTTGCAATGTCTCTAGctttcttgaaatattgGTTTATATTGAGGGCTTGGtaagatttcaaatttcacTTTGAAATACTCAGGAGAAAAATCATGCTCTTTTGATAATTTGGTGACTAAACATACATAAAACAGTTTAATTTTGGGTGGTAATGGCTGTGTGACTAGCtatagaaagaaaaaaattaaaaaaaaaaaaaaaaatcaagtaGTTCCTGCACTGCGACGTCCATTATAGCATTATGAATTGGTCCCTGATTTACGCATGCGATAAACTATTTTTAGCGCAGCCGCATATTATCCGAGAATAACTTCCGACATAAGAAAATTCGCAGAAAATAGATAAAAAACTGCTCTTGGCATTCTTCACTTCCTCTATTACACACTGTGTCATACCACAATCATCTCACAGTATGTATTTGTATGTTTATACATGCTATAACGTAAAACAATGTAGAATATATATCTAAATACCTCACGGTTTTAGTTTAGTGCAGCCCACATACtacttttttccttttgtttttttttatatttcaaaGGTTAAACTCGCTTAGACTATGTctataatataaaaaaaaaaatagctcTATTCCGTTTCTTTTATTCtatttgatatttccaTCACACTTTCATCTTAATCACGGATGTATACTGATAATAGGGTTGACTGCGCCTGTACGGATTACAGTGCCCTCTTCAATTGGAAAATCCAAGCTTTCAAGATGCGTAACTGTTATTCAAAGGATCCTCTAAGATAAAACACAGATCGGCAGATCCGAGAGTTGGCTTCTGTGCCTTGGGCTCAAATTCCTTTCCCACCTCATTCAAATTGATTTTTCTGACtccaaaaaaagacaaagcCCTGCGATAGTTCCCGAATGTTGTAACATCAAAGCCAAGCACTCCTTTATAGAAGTCGCATGAACGTTGAATACTAGCAGCTGGTGAAACTACAGGGTCTAAACTAACTAGTATCCATATCGTTTTGAGAGCATTGAAAGTATACGGAGTACAAGCTGGGTTAGAAGGAATTTTTATCTTAACAGCAATGAAAATCAACTTTCTAGACTGAATCCCTCAAGAAAATTGCAAAAGACTAACCGATACTGGtttaaaagagaaagatgTCAAATATGCGGAGTTATACCATCAAACAACTTTGGACGGCCCCGAAACAAATGTCCGCAAAAAAGATCTTATTAAAGTGCATGGACACTATCATTTCTATAATACAAAATACTCCACCGCACAATAGTTTGTCGGGAAGTCATCAATCAATCTTGTACGAGCTTTACAAATAACTTTTTAGGATCGGTCCCCTcataaaattatatataaatgGGTTagtttccttcttcttctgttaACATGAAGTTGCTTCGTACTGTTTTTTGCCTTGCTCCTCTTCAAAAGAATCAATCATGTCACAGTACGGATTTGTAAGAGTTCCTAGAGAGGTAGAAAAGGCCATTCCAGTGGTGAATGCACCTAGACCACGGGCCGTTGTTCCGCCTCCAAACAGTGAAACTGCTAGGCTTGTTCGGGAATATGCCGCTAAAGAATTGACTGCCCCCGTTCTAAACCACTCTTTGCgtgtttttcaatatagTGTAGCTATCATAAGAGACCAATTTCCAGCATGGGACTTGGATCAGGAAGTTTTGTACGTCACCTGCTTACTTCATGATATTGCAACAACAGATAAGAATATGAGAGCCACGAAGATGTCATTTGAGTATTATGGTGGCATACTTTCAAGGGAGCTTGTATTTAATGCGACAGGTGGAAATCAGGACTACGCAGATGCAGTAACTGAGGCCATCATTCGTCACCAGGATTTGACTGGGACTGGCTACATTACCACCTTGGGGCTCATTCTGCAGATTGCTACTACGCTTGACAATGTCGGATCCAATACCGATCTGATTCATATCGATACAGTTAGTGCCATTAACGAGCAATTTCCAAGACTGCACTGGTTATCATGTTTTGCTACGGTGGTGGACACTGAAAACTCGAGAAAACCGTGGGGCCACACCAGTTCTTTGGGTgatgatttttcaaagaaagtCATATGCAATACATTTGGGTATAACTAAATAGGTAAGTTTCAATGAGGCGAGTTCAGAATGAACAGTGATGATCTCCTTTCTCCATAACTATACTATACGTCCCTTTTATTTACTGTAGTTTTTAAGAACAAATTCTCTGATGAACCAGTCGTGAAACCGTATATCGTTTTCTGCCAATTCCGGATGAAATGATGTCGCaagaatattgtttttttgcTTAGCGGCAACAATTAGTTCTTGACCACCATTATCCTTCCCATCTAATTTGTACAGGACCTGCACATGTTCAGGATCCAGCACCTCTTCTATTACTGGGGCTCTTATAAAAGTAGCAGGAAAATCATTGCAGTGAGGAATAAAGTTTGAAAAGTCGCAAATCCGGGTAGAAGACTGAGCTTGTCTCCCAAAtgcatttctttttactttaACCTTTAGTAAATTCAGCGTCTTGACCAGTTTTTCTTCgttagataattgttgtGAAATATAAATCATACCTGCACAAGTACCCCAGGTTACCTTGCTTGGGTTGTGTACGAATGCGTAGAGATCGTCGTAAAATCCTGTTCTTTCTGCAATAAGGGACATTGCAGTCGACTCTCCCCCAGGTATGATCAATGCATCACATTGAGctagttgatttttatcCTTCACTGTCATCACagatagttttttttcatagaAATCCCTGTTTTCGACGATGCATTTTTCTACGTGTCGCACATGTTCAATGAACGCACCCTGTAATGCCAAGACTCCGATAACGACGGTCATTTTTGAGATATTACTCTTGTCTTGGCCCCAGCAACCGGGGTCATGGTAAGTGTGCTTGCTACtcaaacagaaaaaaatgggcttttatcaatgaataactttttttttttgtagcTGAATGATGAAAGATGGCTCAACTATTCTTACAGTTTCCAATAAAGTGACGCGCCGCCCAATGGCATAACAGTAGTAGGCACATTATATCGTTTGAATGGCAAAATGTTGTGGCAAGGAAAGATCAGAATTATTTGTTCATGTGGAATGAATTtcacacacacacacacacatatataaaactaGTATGTTTCTCCACCATAGTCACATTATTATTCGACCCTTCTAGGAAAGGAACtataatagaaaaataagtATATCgtaaaaaagacaaaaatgtCAGAATTCAAGGTTAAAACTGGGCTTGCCCAAATGTTAAAGGGCGGTGTGATTATGGACGTCGTCACACCTGAACAGGCTATTATCGCAGAAAGAGCGGGCGCTTGTGCTGTAATGGCATTGGAACGCATTCCAGCTGACATGCGCAAGTCTGGCCAAGTATGCCGTATGTCAGATCCTCGCATgatcaaagaaattatgGAAGCTGTTTCAATTCCGGTGATGGCAAAGGTCCGTATTGGACACTTCGTGGAGGCACAGATCCTGGAAGAGCTGCAAGTAGACTACATTGACGAAAGCGAGGTTTTGACTCCAGCTGATTGGACACATCACATTGAGAAGCATAACTTCAAGGTGCCATTTGTTTGCGGTGCCAAGGATCTAGGTGAGGCTTTGAGAAGAATAAACGAAGGTGCTGCAATGATCCGTACCAAAGGTGAAGCAGGTACCGGTGACGTTTCCGAGGCCGTCAAGCACATCACCAAGATTAAGGCGGAGATCCAGCAGTATAAAGAGAATTTGAAGACCGAATCCGATTTTGCAGCTAAGGCCACAGAATTACGCGTCCCTGTCGACTTGCTGAAGACAACACTATCAGAGGGAAAGCTACCTGTAGTCAATTTTGCTGCTGGTGGAGTTGCTACTCCAGCAGACGCTGCTCTATTGATGCAATTGGGTTGTGAAGGTGTTTTCGTCGGTTCAGGTATATTCAAATCGTCAGATCCTGAGAAGTTAGCATGTGCTATTGTTGAAGCCACGACTCACTACGATAATCCAGCAAAACTGTTGCAAATTTCCAGCGATTTGGGTGACTTGATGGGTGGTATTTCCATCCAATCAATTAATGAAGCAGGAGGCAAAAACGGTGCAAGACTTTCTGAAATCGGATGGTAGAACTAGCGATGCTCACACAACGCTAATTTGTTTCCTTCGAAGGGGCAGTCGGCTATTGTAGTTTCTATATATTATGTAGCACAACATGGAAACCATATTCAGCCAGTTTGTATATATGAGAATTAAACGttaaaactttttcatccTATCAGTCTTACACATTGGCCTTGCTAAAGGGCACAATCGTTCACgtatatacatatgtatgtttacgtatatatatatgtgttTACAAATATGCATGTATATTCTTTTCGAGGAAGATTATTATATGCTATTAGGCGATGAGTCGGCTTAATTTTTTAGGGGGACGAGATTGGCGCGTTAGTGCATAAAGACAGCAAATCACCTGGAGGTGACAACATTAATGCATTTATCGGTTTTTGGCTATGATGCAATGAGTACAGTTCCAATTGAACGGCTCATGAACTATGAAATATACGAATTATTCAACTAGCAGAAGGCTTGAAATATTACTTATTCAGATTATGAAAATGGTGCTGTTATAGCAAAATAAGCAACATCAATCTCTTGCGACGACAGCAAAcaaaacatataaaaacCTCGtattatcatcttcatGAACAATATTCTTGTCCATTCTTTCGTTCTTTTaccttttcaattttataaaaataccacaacaacaataaacaCACTTCCAAGCTATGTCTACAGACAAGATCACATTTTTGTTGAACTGGCAACCAACCCCATACCATATTCCAATTTTCTTGGCTCAAACCAAAGGTTACTTCAAGGAGCAAGGTCTAGACATGGCCATCCTAGAACCAACCAATCCTTCCGATGTCACTGAGTTAATTGGATCTGGTAAGGTCGACATGGGTTTGAAAGCCATGATTCACACCTTGGCTGCCAAGGCCCGTGGTTTCCCAGTGACCTCTGTTGCCTCTTTGTTGGACGAACCATTTACCGGTGTCTTGTACTTAAAGGGCAGTGGTATCACTGAAGACTTCCAGTCCCTAAAGGGTAAGAAGATCGGTTACGTTGGTGAATTCGGTAAGATCCAAATCGATGAATTGACCAAGCACTACGGTATGAAGCCAGAAGACTACACCGCAGTCAGATGTGGTATGAATGTCGCCAAGTACATCATCGAAGGTAAGATTGATGCTGGTATTGGTATCGAATGTATGCAACAAGTCGAATTGGAAGAGTACTTGGCTAAGCAAGGCAGACCAGCTTCTGATGCTAAGATGTTGAGAATTGACAAGTTGGCTTGCTTGGGTTGCTGTTGCTTCTGTACCGTTCTTTACATCTGCAAcgatgaatttttgaagaagaaccCTGAAAAGGTCAGAAAGTTCTTGAAAGCCATCAAGAAGGCAACCGACTACGTTCTAGCCGACCCTGTGAAGGCTTGGAAAGAATACATCGACTTCAAGCCTCGATTGAACAACGATCTATCTTACAAGCAATACCAAAGATGTTACGCTTACTTCTCTTCATCTTTGTACAATGTTCACCGTGACTGGAAGAAGGTTACCGGTTACGGTAAGAGATTAGCCATCTTGCCACCAGACTATGTCTCGAACTACACTAATGAATACTTGTCCTGGCCAGAACCAGAAGAGGTTTCTGATCCTTTGGAAGCTCAAAGATTGATGGCTattcatcaagaaaaatgcaGACAGGAAGGTACTTTCAAGAGATTGGCTCTTCCAGCTTAAACGTGCTTCGTCACTCGTTCAGCCCAGCCTTCCTCTACGACTTGTTTATGATTTCACATTAGCTGTTGTTTCCTACTCGATATATAGACATACATATTTACGTATCAGAGCATGTATACAAGCTTTAAATGAACTTCGTTTATCTTAACACTTTATTTCCTTGCAAAATTTGCACACACTCGGTGGATAAGGCAACTGCGTATAATTTGTagcttcttttcaaaatatagTAGATGGATATTAACATAAAATAATCACTTTAACTAATTGTCAAAAGCTATCCTGGCAGACATCGATGTGAGGGGTGAAAGCTTCTTGGTTACCGCTGGGTCATCTCCTATTAAACTTTTGGGAAAGCCAACATCAAAAGGAACAATACTTTCCAGGTATTCTATTTGTTCCGGTGTTAATTTAATACTCAAAGCCTCAATGTTCTGCTTGAGATGTTCAATTTTCCTTCCTCCAATCAATGGGAAAACATTTTTCGCTTTAGAGCGAACATAGGCAATAGCGATAGCAGTAACAGACTCTGTTCCATGTTCCTCAGCAATTTTAGTCAATGCTTCGCTGATTTTAACCTCCAATTCTGTTTGTTCGGGGCCACCCACAAAAGTACGCAGACCCTCTCCATTCTTCTTCCGTTCTTCCATTGCTTTTTTACTCTGAAATCTTCCACCTCCCATGACATCCCATGGGGCTAGAGCCATACCAAAATGCCTAGCCATTGGAATAATATCACGCTCAAAGTCCCTGTTCAATACATTCCATTTACCTTGATAGACGCTAAAAGGAGTTTTACCATGAGATGTAGCGTAGTAATTTGCCGCAGAAACAACCCAAGCAGGTGTATCAGATACTCCTAAATATAGGACCTTGCCCTGCTGAACTAAAATATGCAAACTATCCATAACTTCTTCGATTGAACTCATATAATCCCACCAGTGAATGTAAAGTATATCAATCCAATCAGTTTGCAATTTGCGGAGAGAATCCCTCACACTCACATGTAAACTACGCTTGTGATTACCACAGTAGTTGGCACTTTTACCACCACCTACTTCATACTTCTTATAATCTCCGGTAAACTTGGTGGCAATTACAATCTGGTCACGCAGTTTTCTTGATGCCATCCATTCACCTATCCAAATCTCTGACTCTTCATTTTGGTAACTGTTTGCAGTATCAATACAATTACCTCCAGCTTCATAAAAAGCATCAAGAAGTTCAAAGGCCTGTTCCTTATTCATAGAGCCCATAAAGCCTGACCATGCGTCGCCGATTGAAGCTCCTCCCAGAATTAGCGGTGAAACCCTTATGCCGGCAGTTTTAGAAAGAACCCTGAGACGTCCCAATTCGGTAGGTGGTTCAGGTAGAGGTTTAAACAAGTCAGTCATGCTGAATAGTGGTTTTTTATGCAATAGACAATATGTTAAGTAAAATACAAAGCCGTTCAGCTAATTGGTTAGCTAGTTAATGAAGAGAAGAACAGCATGCATCCTTGACTTGGAAATATTGTCATACTTAAATATGGTTGGAAATTTTGCCCCCCGGTTTCCTTGAATACGAACAATGCAACTTATTTGAGTCTTCGTACGAGATCTGCTTACTGGTTTTGTACAGCGCTGAAAGcgaatttgaaaatatatgCAATTAGAAGAGAGTGAATCAGATGAGGATAGGGTTAATACTGTAAAATTATTACCAAATATTGAATGACATATAAAAGTCGTAGTAACCgaatttgttttttattatgAATAAAGACTTCTTGTTTTCGCATACTTCGATGATTTAAGAAATTAAAAGTCATTTACCCAGGCGTGATTATAAATTATATTGGCACCGCTTTATCAACAGCGGTGGGACGAGACGTTTAGATAGTAATTACAATAGAAATACAACTGTTTCAATATTAAAATATCTCTAGTATGTAAATAACACATATAGGCAATTTTCTTCGAAACGTATGGGACGCGGTTGATGTATGAACGGAACGCATCAATTAAAGGTTTGAGAAAAGtcttttgcaaaaaaattgagttTGCACTTCTCATACACAATTGGATAGCGTCTTAAGTGCCTTTTAttcacttttcttcttttgtttcaCATTATTTATATTCGTATATACTTCcaactctttttttcaatagaaTTCATTGTCATGCTCAACATGTAGGTCCCTCGCATATTGCGAACCACCCTTCGTATCTTTAGCCTCGGCagaatcttcttcaacatcaCCCAAATCTTCGGCATCCCTAGGTGTGTGATTCAACTGAACACTAGGGGCATACTTTGTGTTTTCCAAATTAGCAAATATATTGGTCATTACCTTGTCAAGATATTCGGGAGTATTTACATTGAACATATTCGAAGGTCTAACACTTAACTTATAATCTGGACCGTAATATTCGTAATATTCATTGTACGGTAAATCTTTATCCAAGACAACGTTATTTAGTAGACCTGTTTCAAAGCACCATGTCCTTGCAACATTTCTCATAGTATAGCCTCCTCCACCAACAACCATCATTGGGATCCCAAAGGATTTCACATAGTTTACACAATTAGCATGGCCTTCCATGGAAAGATTAAAGCAACCAAGACGATCGCCGGACAAGGAGTCCCCACCACACTGTAACACGACAGCAGAAGGTTGATACCATtccataattttttttatcacaGGTTCAAACACAGATCTATACGTAGCATCGTCAATACCGTCTCTTAATGGCACATTGACCGCGTAGTTTTTTCCTGCACCCACCCCTATATCTCTCAGTTCACCTGTGCCAGGGAAAAACTCACCATATTTGTGGAAAGAACATGTCATGACACGATCCGTTGTATAAAACGCTTCCTCTACACCATCACCATGGTGCAcatcaatatcaatatACAGAACTCTGGGGTGGTATCGTAGTAGCTCAATAATGCCCAGTACTATGTCATTTAAATAACAAAACCCAGAAGCTTccgatttttttgcatGATGCAAACCACCCGCATAGTTGACAGCAACATCACATTTGCCTCTATTCAGACGAGCAGCTCCTTCCATAGAGCCACCACCAGATATGCTACAGTACTCATAGAGCCCATCAAAGACAGGACAATCATCTCCGACATTAAACTTGAcactttctcttttaaaCATTTCTAAATTATCTGGAGTAACCCTCGATAAAAAATCAATGTATTCATCAGTATGGAACTGACACATTTCTTGTTTCGTTGCCGGCTTAGCTCTGTAAATTTCCATCTTCTTGTACAAGCCATAATTCATAATAAGGGAATGTGCCATTCTTATTCTATGCGGCTTCATCGGGTGACCTGCTCCATATGCATAGTTCCCAACGTCTGCATCGTAAAAATATGCAACGCGTCTTTTATCGCTTGGCTTGACCGTGATCGGATCAAAAGGTGTTGCTTCATATACCATCTGCACGGATATCGAGTTGTAGCCACGAATGTTTTGTATGGCGCAATTGTTTTATGAACCTTTATGGTTATtacttcaaatttttattatgtaTAATCAACTACTAGTAtcttttctgtttttccCTTTCGATAGATACTATGAGCCGGGGAGGGTaagtaaataaaaagataaatttCAAGGCAAAATATGGGACATATATTTACAAATTTACCTATACGCTCTGAGTTGATATTACTTAAGCACCTTCAAAATTAGCTCTCACCGCTTCATAATGATTCAGTTCAGCCCGCGACACACTTGGGGTGAGCTGCTCTTGTGCTTTCAAGAAGTCTTCCATTTTTACGACAACCTTAGTATCCTCTTTTGTCGCAATCTTATCAAACCAGCGACGTGTAGAAATATTCTCTCCCGTCAATTCGTTATGCTgagaaacttttttttctaccATGCGTGCAATTCTTGACATGGCGTTAAGCATTGCATCTGAGCAGAGAGCATAAAAATCTGCCCCGGTGTAATTAAATGGACATAGCTTTGCCAACTCAATAAGCTTTACGTCGTTGTCGAGCACGAATTTGCGAGTCAGAGCCTCtaaaatattcaattgTTTGGTATCCGTATCCGGAATGCCTAAATATAACAATTTATCGAATCGTCCTGGTCTTAGTAGTGCTTCGTCCAATAAGTCTGGTCTGTTTGTTGCTCCGATAACAAATACACCGTCAGCGTCGGTACTCATACCATCTAACTCTGCTAGTAACTGTGAAACGATACGATCCATAACACCACCCGAATCACCTTGATTACCACGTTTGGGTGCTACTGAATCGATTTCATCGAAAAATATGACACAAGGTTTAGCCTCTCTCGCCTTTTGAAACACTCTGCGCACATTAGCTTCACTCTCACCAATGTACATATTCAACAGTTCAGGGCCTTTAacactaaaaaaatttaaagaaaaatttgttgCAATGGCCTTAGCCATTAGAGTTTTACCTGTACCCGGTGGACcataaaaaagaataccgcttctctttttcataCCTGAGGTAAATAATTCAGGATGTTTTAGCGGCATGTCTATTGTGTCCAATATTTCACCTTTAACAAAATCAATACCACCTATATCATCCCAAGTTACGTTAGGGATTTGTGGGGCACCAATCGAAACCGAGAATTCGTTCCTAGCTTTCGAAGTAGCTTTTGATAAATCCTCCTGAGTGATCAAAATTGATTGCGGAAGCCATCCACACTTCTTTGATTCTTGGTAAAAACGCGCAGTAGCCGTCATTCGTGCCGTTTCCACAATTGATTTGATGTCTAAAGGAGTTAAACCAGCAGAATATGAAGAGagtgatgaaaatgaaatattatCCATGTAAGATACTGGAACCTTTTGTTGAACATCTCTGTTTAGTTCATGTGAAGATAAGTACCACTGAAAGATACGCAGTCTCTGTGCTTCAGACGGAACGGGTACGAGAATCTCAAATCTCATATGTGATCTAAAGCTGGAAGGCACGTTATCTATGTTATTTACGGAGCCAACAAATGTAGTTCCTGGGAATTTAAACGTAAAATCGTCCAGAAGTTTAGACATTTCGAAGTTTATAGatttttgtaatttgaTTGCCTCTGGATCTTGATTAGCGTTTACG from Saccharomyces cerevisiae S288C chromosome XIV, complete sequence encodes:
- the THI12 gene encoding 4-amino-5-hydroxymethyl-2-methylpyrimidine phosphate synthase (Protein involved in synthesis of the thiamine precursor HMP; member of a subtelomeric gene family including THI5, THI11, THI12, and THI13; hydroxymethylpyrimidine is also known as HMP); this encodes MSTDKITFLLNWQPTPYHIPIFLAQTKGYFKEQGLDMAILEPTNPSDVTELIGSGKVDMGLKAMIHTLAAKARGFPVTSVASLLDEPFTGVLYLKGSGITEDFQSLKGKKIGYVGEFGKIQIDELTKHYGMKPEDYTAVRCGMNVAKYIIEGKIDAGIGIECMQQVELEEYLAKQGRPASDAKMLRIDKLACLGCCCFCTVLYICNDEFLKKNPEKVRKFLKAIKKATDYVLADPVKAWKEYIDFKPRLNNDLSYKQYQRCYAYFSSSLYNVHRDWKKVTGYGKRLAILPPDYVSNYTNEYLSWPEPEEVSDPLEAQRLMAIHQEKCRQEGTFKRLALPA
- the AAD14 gene encoding putative aryl-alcohol dehydrogenase (Putative aryl-alcohol dehydrogenase; similar to P. chrysosporium aryl-alcohol dehydrogenase; mutational analysis has not yet revealed a physiological role; members of the AAD gene family comprise three pairs (AAD3 + AAD15, AAD6/AAD16 + AAD4, AAD10 + AAD14) whose two genes are more related to one another than to other members of the family), coding for MTDLFKPLPEPPTELGRLRVLSKTAGIRVSPLILGGASIGDAWSGFMGSMNKEQAFELLDAFYEAGGNCIDTANSYQNEESEIWIGEWMASRKLRDQIVIATKFTGDYKKYEVGGGKSANYCGNHKRSLHVSVRDSLRKLQTDWIDILYIHWWDYMSSIEEVMDSLHILVQQGKVLYLGVSDTPAWVVSAANYYATSHGKTPFSVYQGKWNVLNRDFERDIIPMARHFGMALAPWDVMGGGRFQSKKAMEERKKNGEGLRTFVGGPEQTELEVKISEALTKIAEEHGTESVTAIAIAYVRSKAKNVFPLIGGRKIEHLKQNIEALSIKLTPEQIEYLESIVPFDVGFPKSLIGDDPAVTKKLSPLTSMSARIAFDN
- the DDI2 gene encoding cyanamide hydratase (Cyanamide hydratase that detoxifies cyanamide; member of the HD domain metalloprotein superfamily; expression is induced over 100-fold by cyanamide and by SN2-type DNA alkylating agents such as MMS and DMA; induction decreased in rad6 and rad18 mutants; gene and protein are identical to DDI3 and Ddi3p), which produces MSQYGFVRVPREVEKAIPVVNAPRPRAVVPPPNSETARLVREYAAKELTAPVLNHSLRVFQYSVAIIRDQFPAWDLDQEVLYVTCLLHDIATTDKNMRATKMSFEYYGGILSRELVFNATGGNQDYADAVTEAIIRHQDLTGTGYITTLGLILQIATTLDNVGSNTDLIHIDTVSAINEQFPRLHWLSCFATVVDTENSRKPWGHTSSLGDDFSKKVICNTFGYN
- the SNO2 gene encoding putative pyridoxal 5'-phosphate synthase (hypothetical protein; nearly identical to Sno3p; expression is induced before the diauxic shift and also in the absence of thiamin); this encodes MTVVIGVLALQGAFIEHVRHVEKCIVENRDFYEKKLSVMTVKDKNQLAQCDALIIPGGESTAMSLIAERTGFYDDLYAFVHNPSKVTWGTCAGMIYISQQLSNEEKLVKTLNLLKVKVKRNAFGRQAQSSTRICDFSNFIPHCNDFPATFIRAPVIEEVLDPEHVQVLYKLDGKDNGGQELIVAAKQKNNILATSFHPELAENDIRFHDWFIREFVLKNYSK
- the RPD3 gene encoding histone deacetylase RPD3 (Histone deacetylase, component of both Rpd3S and Rpd3L complexes; regulates transcription, silencing, autophagy and other processes by influencing chromatin remodeling; forms at least two different complexes which have distinct functions and members; Rpd3(L) recruitment to the subtelomeric region is regulated by interaction with the Hmt1p methyltransferase; delays late firing of single copy origins by opposing the Fkh1/2 origin activation pathway), whose protein sequence is MVYEATPFDPITVKPSDKRRVAYFYDADVGNYAYGAGHPMKPHRIRMAHSLIMNYGLYKKMEIYRAKPATKQEMCQFHTDEYIDFLSRVTPDNLEMFKRESVKFNVGDDCPVFDGLYEYCSISGGGSMEGAARLNRGKCDVAVNYAGGLHHAKKSEASGFCYLNDIVLGIIELLRYHPRVLYIDIDVHHGDGVEEAFYTTDRVMTCSFHKYGEFFPGTGELRDIGVGAGKNYAVNVPLRDGIDDATYRSVFEPVIKKIMEWYQPSAVVLQCGGDSLSGDRLGCFNLSMEGHANCVNYVKSFGIPMMVVGGGGYTMRNVARTWCFETGLLNNVVLDKDLPYNEYYEYYGPDYKLSVRPSNMFNVNTPEYLDKVMTNIFANLENTKYAPSVQLNHTPRDAEDLGDVEEDSAEAKDTKGGSQYARDLHVEHDNEFY
- the SNZ2 gene encoding pyridoxine biosynthesis protein SNZ2 (Protein involved in thiamine and pyridoxine biosynthesis; member of a stationary phase-induced gene family where transcriptional induction precedes the diauxic shift; induced in the absence of thiamin in a Thi2/3p-dependent manner and repressed in its presence; forms a co-regulated gene pair with SNO2; interacts with Thi11p; paralog of SNZ1 and SNZ3), with translation MSEFKVKTGLAQMLKGGVIMDVVTPEQAIIAERAGACAVMALERIPADMRKSGQVCRMSDPRMIKEIMEAVSIPVMAKVRIGHFVEAQILEELQVDYIDESEVLTPADWTHHIEKHNFKVPFVCGAKDLGEALRRINEGAAMIRTKGEAGTGDVSEAVKHITKIKAEIQQYKENLKTESDFAAKATELRVPVDLLKTTLSEGKLPVVNFAAGGVATPADAALLMQLGCEGVFVGSGIFKSSDPEKLACAIVEATTHYDNPAKLLQISSDLGDLMGGISIQSINEAGGKNGARLSEIGW